From Neomonachus schauinslandi chromosome 12, ASM220157v2, whole genome shotgun sequence, the proteins below share one genomic window:
- the LOC110580133 gene encoding LOW QUALITY PROTEIN: taste receptor type 2 member 9-like (The sequence of the model RefSeq protein was modified relative to this genomic sequence to represent the inferred CDS: substituted 1 base at 1 genomic stop codon) yields MASSLSAIPHVIIMSAEFITGITVNGFLIIINCKELIKSRKLTPVQLLFICIRMSRFGLLMVLMVXSFFSVFFPFFYRVKVYGAAMLFFWMFFNSVSLWFATCLSAFYCLKISGFTQPYFLWLKVRISKLMPWLLLGSFLASMSTAALCIEADYPKNMDNDDVLKNATLKRTEPKIRQINEVLLVNLALLFPLAVFVMCTLMLFISLYKHTHRMQNGSHGVRNASTEAHINALKTVITFFCFFISYFTAFMANMTFSVPYGSHCFFVLKDIMAAFPSGHSIIIISSNSKFQQPFRRFLCLKKNQ; encoded by the coding sequence ATGGCCTCCTCTTTGTCAGCTATTCCTCATGTTATCATCATGTCAGCAGAATTTATCACAGGGATTACAGTAAATGGATTTCTTATCATCATCAACTGTAAAGAATTGATCAAAAGCAGAAAGCTAACACCAGTGCAACTCCTTTTCATATGTATAAGGATGTCGAGATTTGGTCTGCTGATGGTGTTAATGGTATAAagttttttctctgtgttctttccattcttttatagGGTAAAAGTTTATGGTGCAGCAATGTTGTTCTTTTGGATGTTTTTTAACTCTGTCAGTCTCTGGTTTGCCACCTGCCTTTCTGCATTTTACTGCCTCAAGATATCAGGCTTCACTCAGCCTTATTTTCTTTGGCTGAAAGTCAGGATCTCAAAGTTAATGCCTTGGCTGCTTCTGGGAAGCTTTCTGGCCTCCATGAGCACTGCAGCTCTGTGTATTGAGGCAGATTACCCTAAAAATATGGACAATGATGATGTCCTCAAGAATGCCACGCTGAAGAGGACTGAACCCAAGATAAGGCAAATTAATGAAGTGCTTCTTGTCAACTTGGCATTACTATTTCCTCTAGCCGTATTTGTGATGTGCACTCTTATGTTATTCATTTCTCTCTACAAGCACACTCATCGGATGCAAAATGGATCTCATGGTGTTAGAAATGCCAGCACAGAAGCCcatataaatgcattaaaaacagTGATaacattcttctgcttctttatttcttattttactgcCTTCATGGCAAATATGACATTCAGTGTTCCTTATGGAAGTCATTGCTTCTTTGTACTCAAGGACATAATGGCAGCATTTCCCTCTGGCCATTCAATTATAATCATCTCGAGTAATTCTAAATTCCAGCAGCCTTTCAGGAGATTTCTCTGCCTCAAAAAGAATCAATGA